Sequence from the Seriola aureovittata isolate HTS-2021-v1 ecotype China chromosome 6, ASM2101889v1, whole genome shotgun sequence genome:
TATACACAATGGCTACATGCCAGCATAGGCTTCACTAAGGTTTGGCAAGTCTGTAGTCTGAGTTTTTATTGCAACACAGGCTTCCTTGTTAAAAATTTCCAAACCTTAtctgttaaaaaatataaataacccTGATGCTCCTTTCAGAGTCACAGAAAACATTGTACAACTGCGTTCACTGGAAAAACAAGACTATGTCACACCTCAGAGGTTTTATAAAAGTCTGATTAAAATCAGATGCTGGTCCTTTTCTACTCCTCCTGGGAAATAATCTGGAACCAGGACTGGAGGTGTAGACCTGTCTCACCATGCTTCAGTGATGCTTAACATTAGTCCAAGTTGTGGTCTGACCAACTGGTTACCGTTTTGGAGAGGCAGCACGCTTTTCAAAGTAGGCACAAGTTATCGAGACGACTGATGAACATGAAATACTTCAGGTAAGCCAGTTTGAAGTTGTAATGTTTGCGTCCACGTGCTCCTTCGGCAGCTGTGTTTTCAGGGGCTCAGGCGTGTTTTAATCTGTCTGGACGCTGCTGGTGAGAGCCTGAAGGTTCAAGACTCCAGCTTATAGTTTAATCAGTGTAGTGATAAGGAATGTTTATTTCCCAAATTTAGCTCctcacattaaatattcatattctcTTTTGAACAGGATTGGAAATGATTTTGGACAGGTTCTTCCTTTTTTGACAAGTCTGATATCAACATGAATTTTAATCGTCTAACTGTGATCTTGAGATGGACCATAAACACCAAGCTCAAAGACAAAGATATATTACACTgtacatgtgaatgtgtgtgataGTGTCTTGTTGACCTGGTACTTACCTATGGCCAGAGTCATGACCTTCAGCTTGTTCCGCACCAGTTTGACCACCATGCTCTTCTGCAGCGGCGTGGAGCGGCAGCAGAGCACTGAGCGACAGCTCCGCGCTACAGCCAGAAACTTATCCTCCAAACTCTTATCCAGGGCATAAGCCAAGGTCCTCCCATCAATTACCAGGCCCAGCCGGTGCACCATGAAGGGAACGGTgtgggaggatgaggaggaggacggagatGAAGAGGGATAGATCTCAAAGGGTGGAAAGTTAGCGTGGAAGGCCTTGGTGGTTTGGTCTGTAGAGCTGCAGAGGAATTTGGCCTGGATGTAGTGTAAACTCTCCTCCAGCAACAACGCACATGCCTCCTGGTtcagagacaggcagagagggggCTGGACTTCAGGATCAGGACACCGAGTTGTTTAATATCAAACTGTCTGACCTGCTTCACATCTGGCAGCCAGATGCTTCAGCAGCAAAGAATTAAACATCGTGGGTCCTCAGATGACTGTCTGACCTCATTTTTTAATACTGGCAGTTGTTCAATTAAGATAAaggacaaacaaataaattaaattaaaaggaATCGTTAAAACATGTTGGGAAATAAGCTTATTGACTTTGATGCTGAGAactggatgagaagattgataccactctatACGATAAATAATAACCAgcacagttagcttagcttagcataaagactggtaCACGATGAGGATGTAGGTGGAGGGCCGGGCGGAGCGTCAACAGCACTAGCTTGATTTCCAGAACTTCCATAATGAAGCTTTGATCtgtcagttattttcttgatttattgattaatcaatcgTCAATGAAATGCAAACAAGGAAAATTGTGGAAAATTAACACAGATTTCGACGATTAATCAAGTAAAGGATTAACCAAATGTTGATCGAATAACTGTCAACCAGCTACTTGTTTTGGCTCTACACGTTCCATACTATTTCTTTGTGCAAGAATCTAAGTGTGAAAACGACAAATTGAGGTTTTACCGAAGGGCTTATGGGCTTGTTGTCATACTGTTGCCAGGTAACCAGCAGAAATACCAGGAAGTGGCATGAAACTGGCATTTAACCCCCTGTAAAACCGCAACTCTTATTTTTCTACAGATAAACAAatggacagaaccaggctagctgtttcccctagtgtccagtctttatgctaagctaagctaactggctgctgctTCATGTTTACTGCACAGATAAGAGTGgcatcagtcttctcatcttaACTATTGGCATCTATTCCTTTAATTAAACAGTCTGAAAAAACACCagcatattttatatattatctATAGCAACGAGACAATGTTCTGTTCTATATTCACTTTGGATATTGTAAACTTGAATGTGTCGATAACAAGGTGGAGTTTACGAAATCCTGGTTGGTGTCGCTCACCTGAGAATCAGCATTCAGTGTCAAGATCTCCTCCTCGGGGTCCAGCAGCTTGCAGGCATACGCTATATTCACGGCCGTTTCTTGTTTGTCACCCGTCAGCACCCATATCTGCAGGCCGGCCTTCCTCAGAGACGCTATAGTTTCAGGCACGCCGTCCTGCAGACGGTCCTCAATGCCCGTCGCTCCTGCAGGTGAAGACGCACGACTGTGACAAACCCTCCAACAATAACATTATATACTTATTTAAACGACAACTGTGAACAGACCTTTGTGTGAGGAGGGCTGGAGACGGAGGAATATAAATTACCTAAAAGCTGGAGGTTTGTTTCCAGTCGCAGGGCCGACTCGAAGAGCAGCTCCTCTCTTCCCTGAATGGCCGTTTCAGCCTCCAGGTGACGCTGCAGCCAGCAGGCATACTCATCCTTGCTCAGGGTCTggcacatgaacacaaacatttacacacacacacacacacacacacacacacacacacacacacaaacaccattaTCTGTTACGTTAACAGTGGAGCAGCTTCTCCTCCTTTGCCCACATAGCAGAGGAGGATCCACAGGAAAATGTGAGACCTTGAGAAGGTGTTTCATCACATTGCTCTGGTGAAGGGTTTTGCACAAGCAGGGATATAATGAGCCCAGCTTGTGAGAGCATAAATTAACAGCCTGGGAAAGTGGCACAGATTGCAGCTGAGTCACGAAGAATGTCACTTTAGGAAGCGCCGGTCTATGTGATCATCTGTGCTGGGCTACAAACACAACCTGCCGAACAGCCACTGAGACGCATCATCTGCACCTTCTAAAGCAGTTTAATTAGAGAGGGCCTTTGTTCAGCACTTCTTAAGGAGATATGAATCCCCGTTACCTTTTTTGCAATGCACAGCGTGCGAAGGCCATCTGCAGCGTACAGGTTCAGATAGTTCTGGGTCCTGTAGATGATCTTTTTCTGGCGTTTCCCTTTGGAGTTaccttaaaaaacaaaaaacagaaatcaagaTTAAACATTCTTGTTTTTGGGGAATTTGCGTAactgtttgagtgtttttggtTCCACACTTGCCAAAGGCTTCTTCCAAGAGGCACATGAAAGCCATCTGTCTTCACACCTAAACTTACCATGTTCACTGCTCCTCGGTACATTTCAGCAAGTCTCCACATCACTCATCgagtaaaatgtgaaaacaacatgaccAACCGTAATTTATCTGCTTCAATTAATTCTCTAAATGAGTGAATATTACATGTcgtttgagatgtttttttgaagtatCAGGTTTTGTACGTGAGTCTTGCTGAAGTGTCTCTGTGGCGCAGCATGCCGGCGTCTTTCTGGCACGGTGACGGCGTACAAACAGATTGGCTTCATCAGACACAGATGCACCGGCCAACCCTCCGACTGCCAGCCATGTAAGCTCACTAATAACACAACAGCTTTGCTACACACGCACTGCCACACAAACTTATTCTTACTGACAGgaaaaaatcaacacaaaaactCTCCATAGTCTCTGAGTCTTTAAAGGGACTTTAAACACGATGAACATGTGTGAACGTCTGATgtaaaactgatgcagcagctTCATCTTCACTAATATTCTTGttatttgtgagaaaaaaactctttccttcctttttggcagagggggaaaaaaagtatttccaAGGACAGCaggagtttttgtttttgacaaataGCTGCTAGGCCCAGACTGCTCTGCAGATGCAGGTGGAACTGCacacaatgtttattttaccTACTCCTGAAGACTGGAAAATCCACCAAAAACAAGACGTGTCCAACAGAgaaagtccaatattcactctccttttagttCTGGTCAGCTCCTCAGAGAGGTCTgtggttctttagctgctaaccTGACATGTGGTGCTTGGCGGGTTACGTTCAGTGCGGTTGTGCAGCTATTTCGTCTTTTTGAGAGAAGTGAGAGTGAATGAAAACGAAAACCACAGAGTGAGGTGATGTTTATTTGTGGGTCTGTCACCATTGTCgttattaaaatattgattgatttcaaGTGGACGACTTCCTATcaccatatgatgttttttttaatacagacatatgatgagtgaaataatcatcaacaccatgactgagtgtttccaacttcacagtctcataaaaacagattcagaatttcatacgtcacaaacttcaggaaccaatcctgtcagcttgtggggacggggctaaataaacctgaaaccttgtcagtatatagagagagagttagcattagcacagccactaacactgtgtcagccgctgccagttacaagctaacaaacaacataaacaaataaaagatgctaacggcgctaaccgctctgatccgtctgctagtctctggttctggtctcaacagactcctcctctgagtctgggtcaaacatgtggctgagtctctctgatgtttcctcctctcaccatctggatactctctgtgttttcacctgtccacctggagccagcaagtggtgggcggggctcaaggcctgatccagattgTTCAttgaggaagtaagaggagatttaaattttttcccctccacttttcatgtgtgaaaaaccAACTTAAACacaatattaatcatagcagaggatttttttttttacacagtttaaaacatgtctggagaggaactttaacatGCAAATTCTGCTTTGAGGTGGAATGTGCTGTtttaccagcagcagcagcagcaacagtagaGTTACTTCATCAGACACGCACTCCAACTTCTAAGCCCCAAGGGTGTGCAGTCTACCTCCGGCACCTCCATGTGCACTGTTATTAGAGTGACACTGAACAACTCCCTCATCGCCTGAATGGAGCCATTATGCAGGTCTGTGTTATGAGGAGGCTCAACTCTCGCTGTGCTCTAATTGGCTGCTTTGACCCAATGGTAAAACAAAGAAGTGAGTTGTCCGAGCGAAGACACACCCTGTCGGCCTTTTAAGGTGGTGAACTGAGACACAGGGTGGAGGACGGGTGGGGACTGTCCCGTTTGGAGTGCGTCTCCTCCTAGTGAGCAGCACCGCTCTGTGCATTTTAAGTAAGTGAAAAACTTCCGTGCCAGCTCAGACATTGCTCTACGGAGGGCATTAGAAATGATGACCAATCAGCACAGCCCGGTAGCTAAATGCAAAGGGACCGGCGTGGCCCTCATAATGGAAAAATCAAtacaataaatcacattgtAATTCAGAATTCCTCAGAAAGAAGTGCACTGCATGTCAGCTGGAAAACATGCCAAAACAAGACGGGAGCGCTTTCCTCCACCTCCGACTCCACTGACGTGCTACAGTTAAACAAGTCTCCATTCAGCACGGGAGGATCGTTTAGTTGGAAAGCATTTCTCAGGGAGGCTGAGATGAACTGCCTGCCTCTAATGAACAGGAGGGAGCCACTAACCAgccatgtgaaataaatgaattaccCACACGACACGACAGGACGCTTTTACTGAAGGAGGACTCGAGACAAGTTGCTGCACAGGTTGATTCAGGTCAGCCCATCAAAACATAAATCTGTggaatatatataaatatatatatatatatatatacgacCGGTTTGTGGGGCTTTTTTACACCCAACACCACATCCTGAGGAGAAAATCCACATCTTACTAAATCACAGCCAGGGAGTAAAGAAAAGACGAGCACAGAAATCTTAAAAGAGGCGAACCACTTTCACAAAGTTGTTGGCGTTTCGTATCGTAACGTCACGACAGGAAAAAGGGGGAATCCGGTTCGacttattttcactttctgaCGTGCAGACAAGCGCGTGTGTTGGCATTGCTATTACTACTTTCTCAACAGCTCGTGATCAGCAGATATAGTTAATAGTAGCTGttaattagtttttaattaaacatacAGACTCTCACACATTCCTGAGGTTGCTTTCATCCCGGAAACAAACTGCTTGAGAGGGACTGAGATCGTTTGATTATTTGGGTTTCAAACATGTTCtgtaataaaatcttaaaagcaaaaatctgtaaaaaaacatttgagaacCACAACACTTTCACACCAGccaaaacaaacccaaaccAAACAAGCAAACGCATCAGAGTTCATTTAAACAAGATCAGACGAGGAGCCTTTAACTCCACCCGCCCCGTCAGTAACTCAGGCTTTCTGTTTAAAGTCTCACGCCGAGCTCAAGATCACAGACTTCTCcgagctcctccagagccaaaGAACAGATCACAAGTCATACCACTCATTACAGGTAAAGTGATGCTCCTTTTAACGTGTGGCCACAAATCTCTTAGTTGAAACAAGTAGTTAATCAACAGAAAACGTAAAAATCGCCAACTAATCGATCATTTAAGACGAAATAAGAATCCTGAAGGTGTTAACTTGGGCCTCCGGGGGAATTACGATGACGTTAGACTACACGATtaataaattcattaaaaaatataacgTAAACGTGAAATAATCTTCAGCTGCagcatgaaaatgtgtgtgttgcgtgAAGCTGAGCGCTCCGGGACAGATGTCTGGTGACTGTGTGCGACGCATTAGTGAAAAGTGCCTGTGTGGCTCTTTGTGTGCCTGGAATACTAACGACCTGCTACACCTCTGCCATTAGGATGTTGGAGAACTTGTAGAGTAcagaggaacaaacacacaaagaagcccggaagtgttttttctttgttttttttagggaCCTGTCAACGCAGGCATCCAGTTTTGCTGCAGTGACTCGCTCTAAAAATACAAGTTCTTACATAACATGTCACCTTATACGTTTACATCAGTGGAAAACATGAAGCTTCGGTGCAGAGGGGGTGAAACCTGGAGTGCTGTGTGAAAACAGAGACCGCCACCCCGTGCTGGCGTGTTAGTCCACAGACACTCACACGGTATAATCGCAGTTTCTCACCGAACCTGAAGCAGCTACGACTGAAAACAATCACTTTGGACTGAGATGAGTTCAGTGATTTCAACCGATCTGTGGTTCACAGCTATGATTCATTCTGGTGAAGTCTGCAGACATAATACAGCACCAGCCgcaacgcccccccccccccaaaatcaCATCCTCAGACCACACTGACAGCGGTGCCATCATTTACCGAGAGTGCACCAACCACTACATCCACCTCCAGCCTGAGAACAACTGAAGCGACTGTGGAAATGAGTGTTTTCCTACCTGTGTTGGGAGGTGTGATGAGGTCCATGATGACAGAGTCCGCACCTTTAGTGTACACAGTGATCTGATCCGTCAGCGGATGTCTGACCACCACGGACATGCGTTTCCTGGTGGAGTCGAAGCCCAGCGTGTGCAGCAGCTCAAAGCTCAGCTTCCCCAGGTGCGGCAGTTCCACAGTCACCTGGTCAGGGAGGCGTCCGACGAGGGAGCATTTGTAGGCCCTGGCGGCGTAGACGAGCGCAGCCTCGTCGGGCGACTCCGCCTCATAGCGCAGCTCGCTCTCCTCCGGGCCCCGCGCCTTCCCGTCGTAGCAGGGCAGGACGGGGCTGAAGGTGTGGTCCAGGCCTCTGGGAGGCTGCTCCTCGTCCAGCTTGGTGAGCGTGCTCTCTGCAGAGGGGGAGGACAGCATGCTGGAGCACCCTCTGTTGGAGGAGCGGTTCGTGATGaggctggaggagctgctgctgttggagcCTGAGGTCAGTCGGCTCGGGGTGAAGCGTTTGATGAAGTCCTCGATGGTCTTCACCGGGGACTTCAGCTCAAACCTCATCCGGACCTGGAGGACAAGGACACCTGAGTCAAACACACCTAAAGCGGCAAGTAAGCAGAACTTATTctcacaacaaagcagctgtGAAGCTTCATTTTCAGCCTTTTATCATCACGTTACTGAACTGACGTCAGTTCAACAAAGTCAAActctttcagctgctgctccaggcAAACATTAAGGTGATGTGTACTCCCCGATGATCCAACGTTCACTCCCACTACATGCAGTGAatggtcagctgtgtgtgtgtgtgtgtgtgtgtgtgtgtgtgtttaaaacgTGTCACTCATTTTACGTCACCGTCACTCAACAGAAAACATCGATGGTCATGATAGAAGTAAAGATCTGAAAACTTTGATGAAACGTGTCttttcagctcctcctgcaggttCCTCAGATGCTCATTAATCTCTGATCACGTCTAATGTTATTTAGTTATTCTCCCATGTTACTGTCATTCTCACTATAATATTACAGgtattgtttctttgtttttgtgcacagtttgagtgttttcctgCTCTATGTGCCCTTTAAACTGCCCCCTGGGGACAAATTAACTTAACTGAATTGAATGTCTTTCCCTCTATTGTCCAAAGTTACACTGATTTTGGGAAACACTTTTAAAGCTTCAAAAGTTTGTAAGTTTGgttttatgatcattttaataatagcaataataataataataagttagAAGCACAGTcaaagtgaagaagaggaagatcaTGAACAAAATcatgctgaagaagaagaagaagtcaacGAGTTAGAGCATCTGATTTCAGACAGAGCTTCATTTCAGTCTGAATACGCGGTGCAGAGCAAAAGGTTTAggcactaaaagtaaagtgCGGACGCTTTGAAAGATAAGTCCACAGTCcttctgtgtctcagtgtctctgtctctgcggAGGCTCCATCATCTGTTGTAGGATGAATGGAGGACCGATCGGACGGCTCCCTGACGGTCCTGTGTGACAGATaatctgaaacatttaaagtGCCTTAAACTTTTGCACAGCGCTGTGTTTGAGAAACCGGACTCTAGTGGCACAGAGGACTTGATGAAAATGCACCTCCTGGCTATAATCCTTTAACCAATCCCTTATCCCAAGGTGGTGCAGTACAACAGCAGCGTGACTCACTGAGGGCTCCTGCCAGCAGGAGCCGTGGTTCTCACATATACAGATATAAATCATCCGGGTGCTGGGTGAGCCATGAGGGCATCATAAGAAAACGTGAACaattacacagaaacaaaaggacaaaaaaagtacaaacgataaaaaaaagaaagaaaggccaTTGTATCAAAGTGTTTCTGTGCAGATTTACATTTCCTTCCATCTTATCAGATAACctccaaacagaaacacagcgTACATAAATAATGTGTCACTTTGTAAAGCTTAATCTCCACAGATTTGTGCCTCTGACCAGCGGGACAGCGAGCTGGTGCACACTGCGAGCGCTGAGCAGAGGATATCACCTCTGAACAGGACAACCACACCCAAGCTCACAccgaaacaaaacaaaacacggATACACAACTGCGACCGGACCGAGCACATCAAAAGATGCAGGCAGCAGGACAGCGAAAAGCTACGTGCAACAGGACACTGAGTATTTTGGAaggtttttgtgcttttgtttttggagTAAAAGTACAGCAAAATAACATGCAACCATTTGTCAAACGATGGAAGCTACTCCCATGCtgttcaaaaaaagaaaaacaaaaaataattagacATTAGAGAGCCCCTCGTGTTCAGGCTTTGGAAGGATATCAGTAGAATTACTCCCTTCTGGAGCCGTTATTGATGCTCCTTTAAATACCCACAGCCTTCTAGATATTAATCTCGCTTACAGCTTCTCTCAGGAGCCGACCAGAAGACAGTGGCTCAAAGcgtcagaaaataaataaaaatagggACCTGGAATGAGACAGTACTGTGGCTTTTTGGTGATGGTGCGATGAGACGATGCTTCTGCAGATTTCGTGGCAATCCATCTAAAGGTTTTTGAGGTAAGTCTGCTCCCGACAGCCAGAAGGTAAAACGGATGTTACAGGCAAGAAAAACTTCAAGCCCTTTGTAGATTAAAATGTGAGAGTTCAGACAATTCAGAGCTGAAGACTTGCAGATTCTCTgatatacagtttattttacaaattattGAAATCACAAAATGGAAGAGttcaatatccaaattgcaggagctgcgAGGTCAAATGTGTCAGAACAAACTATTAAATGAAGCACTGCGGTGCAGCAGGGATGACCCGGCctatacataatataatatatatatataagggaACATGCACAGACTCCCAGAACAAATcgcatcattatcatttttatttgtatttttttcagtggaaattaaattttaaaaatgtaccaTTCCCATTAAAATCTAATATCTGTCAAAACAATTgccatatgatttttttttttttttcgttcagCCATAGTATTCAGCGCCACGTCACTCCCTAAATCTCCCATCACGTCCTGTCACATCGCTGCTGTCTGCTACCTGAATAAATTGCTCCAAAAATACTTCACAAAGACCGGGTGTATTTTCAGAGAGGACTGTCTGACACCCTTTCCAGGCGTCACATTCACAGGAGgacaggatgaagaggaagaaaacgGCTCCTACTAAATGAATTATCTTCCAGTAAAGCAAAGATGAGATTTTGCAGATTGTAACTTTCAGCGACCTGAATAAACTCGGACACGGACCGACGAGGAGAGCACGTCGGATTCTGTCGCACCCGATCATTCAAACGCTGTCGGCACCATATTACAAGTTCAGCTGCTTCACCCGCCCTCGAGACGAGATTATTATAGTAATAAAAGACGAGGTCTGCTTTACCTGCTggttagacagacagacagacacacacacacacacacacacacacacacacacagctccagaTATAATAACTATCTGGCGGCCCATGTGACCGAATCAAAAGGTAATCCCTCGTTTGACAGGAGAGGTGAGTGTTACCTTCTGTCTGGGCTGGTTGGGGGAGGACACCACCACCGTGTTGCAGATGGTGAGAGCGATGAAGAAATCGATGATGTCGGAGAGGTCAGAGGGCAGCTGGGACATGGGCTGGCTGTGGAAGCGCATGAAGTCCATCTGACTGCTGCATTCATTGACCTTGTCCAGGAGCTGAGGGTCGGGGGTGATATCTTTCTCCTGCGGGACAGAggtggggagagagggagggtgggggtggttaTCAGTTGAGAGCAGGCGGCACAGGGGACGAGGACAGCGAGGCGGTGACGTGGACTGACCATGGGGCTGCTGAAGGCCGTGTGCTTGGACAGGATGCTGGCACGCTTGGCCTCCGCCCTGCTTCCCGTCCTGCGATGGGACTTGGTGCTCTGGGAGCGCAGCACCACCGGGGCGCTCTGGTGGCTGGACACGCTGTCCCGCCTGGGCAGGGTGCCACCGTGAGATGtacactcctcttcctctgaatCCATCTCCTGGTACATAGCAAGTCTTCTAGctgaataacacacacacacacacacacacacaacacacacacacacacacacacacaaacacatcgtGGAGAACGACTGTAAGAGGCGACGACGACgactgcttcctgtttttgtaatggagagtgtgagagtgagagtgagagtgtgtgtgtgtgtgtgtgtgtgtgtgtgtgtgtttgtgtgtgtgtgttcgctggCTTGTGTCACCATTGGCATCGTGGGAGTACTCCACCCCTGCCACAGTGCAGCGGCGAAACACCATCTTGTTCTCCGTCAGCGTGCCCGTCTTGTCAGAGAAGATGTATTGCATCTGGCCGAGATCCTCAGTGATATTAAGAGCTCTGCACTGCAGGTGAGTGTCCGTCTCCTCGTCGTACAGATCCAGGTCCTGATGGATGAAATACACTTGGCAGATCTTGACAATCTCAATCGCCACAAAGAGGGAGATGGGTATCAGCACctaggagaggagagaggcggTCAGTGTTTCCCAGCAGATTTTACGACacattacagtaaatacatatattttatagtGTTGTGTTCTTTCAGGTTGCTTTGATTGTTGGTGTGATCCCCAAGTGGGACATTTCCAGGCAGCACTTCTGGAGAGTGGTTCTGGAGAAATGAGTCATGGCTTTTGGGAGGGCGTCTCTGCCAGCGCCTGGACGCCAACACGAgtcatgtgtttatttaagtGTATCACGCAGTGACACTGGTAGGTCTCCAACCTCAAACAGTTGGCGTTTGTACAGCGTAACCAAACTGCTATCTTCACTTGACCTCTCGCTTATTTGGAAACCTATCTGCAACATCCGACACGGGACAGCGTGACATtttgaatgacatttttttgcatgaaaggaaaacaaacaaacaaacaaaaaaatcaataactgTCAGGTGGAACTTTTTTCCTATTTTGCTCCTGCATCACAAAGATTATTTGTCAGCGTGAAACATGTGCTTCCTCACTGCTTTTCCAGACTAAATGTGAAGACAAAGATCTAGAGGTCACGCACGTCTTAGGGCGCTGAAATAGCAAATGCCAATACTTTGATTTATAGCAATGCTTGTGTACAGAGGctttaaacatttcaaacttGGCTGATGTTGTACGTCTTGTTTATATCTTTATCTGtgcctttgtttctctgtttcctaCCTGAAACACGATGATCATGGTGAGGAAGAGATAAATGGCCGACATGATGGGGGATAAGTCCGTCCCCTCTGGACTGAGAACGTCAAACACAGGCCTCTTATCTCTGTACTGAAACATCCACAGCCCATGACCTGGAACAAGCAGCACTACAAGGTCAACTCATACAAACACTGGAATGAGaagatataaataaaagcacagaaaacTTCATCCAAAACAAGATGTTCTGTAATTTAACATTTCTAAACAGCACCAGGTGTTAACAGAACTCTTAAACAGCTACACACCCACAGCAGCAAACAGGCACATGACCAGCAGGATGATGACACACCAGAACACGTCTACATTCATCTGTCTCTCCAGTTTACTGCGCTTGTAGCGCGGGCCGTTGTTGTTCAACATGGCTTTGGTCTCGTGACCTGCGGAGACACGCGGCGTGTTAGCAGCAGCCGGTCAGAGGTCAAATACGGAGCGTGACAGCTGACGGCATGTA
This genomic interval carries:
- the atp10a gene encoding phospholipid-transporting ATPase VA, translating into MAREGEDAGMAKASKVKRQRKKKKTKENKTRIVHANILYDYAKGEENPNRHYANNKIKTTKYTLLSFLPKNLFEQFHRFANVYFVFIALLNFVPVVNAFQPELALAPVVFILSVTAIKDLWEDYRRHRSDKEINHMDCLVYSRAERRYVEKYWKEVRVGDFIRLRCNEILPADVLLLSSSDPDRLCHIETATLDGETNLKQRQVVRSFFDLDCEFDPLKYNSVIECEKPNNDLNRFRGYIIHRSGRRDALYKENLLLRGCTIRNTEEAVGIVIYAGHETKAMLNNNGPRYKRSKLERQMNVDVFWCVIILLVMCLFAAVGHGLWMFQYRDKRPVFDVLSPEGTDLSPIMSAIYLFLTMIIVFQVLIPISLFVAIEIVKICQVYFIHQDLDLYDEETDTHLQCRALNITEDLGQMQYIFSDKTGTLTENKMVFRRCTVAGVEYSHDANARRLAMYQEMDSEEEECTSHGGTLPRRDSVSSHQSAPVVLRSQSTKSHRRTGSRAEAKRASILSKHTAFSSPMEKDITPDPQLLDKVNECSSQMDFMRFHSQPMSQLPSDLSDIIDFFIALTICNTVVVSSPNQPRQKVRMRFELKSPVKTIEDFIKRFTPSRLTSGSNSSSSSSLITNRSSNRGCSSMLSSPSAESTLTKLDEEQPPRGLDHTFSPVLPCYDGKARGPEESELRYEAESPDEAALVYAARAYKCSLVGRLPDQVTVELPHLGKLSFELLHTLGFDSTRKRMSVVVRHPLTDQITVYTKGADSVIMDLITPPNTGNSKGKRQKKIIYRTQNYLNLYAADGLRTLCIAKKTLSKDEYACWLQRHLEAETAIQGREELLFESALRLETNLQLLGATGIEDRLQDGVPETIASLRKAGLQIWVLTGDKQETAVNIAYACKLLDPEEEILTLNADSQEACALLLEESLHYIQAKFLCSSTDQTTKAFHANFPPFEIYPSSSPSSSSSSHTVPFMVHRLGLVIDGRTLAYALDKSLEDKFLAVARSCRSVLCCRSTPLQKSMVVKLVRNKLKVMTLAIGDGANDVSMIQVADVGVGISGQEGMQAVMASDFALPRFRYLQKLLLVHGHWCYSRLANMILYFFYKNAMFVALIFWYQFYCGFSGSAMIDQWYLIFFNMMFSAFPQLITGTLDKDVSAETLQQLPQLYMTGQNSEEYKPYMFWMNMIDAFYQSLVCFFIPYFAYADSDVDLFTWGTPITTLALFTILLHLGIETKTWTWMNWLSISFSIALFFTVALCYNTSCPTCYPPSNPYWTMQRLLQDPLFYLLCVITPVAALLPRYFYRACQGTLFPSPVQVGSQLDKLPAETRKNILSLSRVKVGSPLSPKPPFLSLNKPSPKGCNKKDQRSFPSSTASHAKKGPISQADEETGRRSPLGPTDSEKGLSGLYTIVPTEIDTLPYTKDAPPLSEEKLPPSTKDSEFLDKTSEPSDQSLSSWITSTPLLTQTDSVQLTLPPDGDSQCVKYMRNSEERLKSDHAVHPAHRTEPVADQLLHTTL